A region from the Cannabis sativa cultivar Pink pepper isolate KNU-18-1 chromosome 9, ASM2916894v1, whole genome shotgun sequence genome encodes:
- the LOC115723484 gene encoding ribonucleoside-diphosphate reductase small chain A: MGSLTNGVERGSTHMREKDEPEEVDEHEPILMEQNERFCMFPVRYKQIWEMYKKALASFWTAEEVDLSHDVQQWNTLSDSEKHFISHVLAFFASSDGIVLENLAARFLNDVQIPEARAFYGFQIAMENIHSEMYSLLLETYIKDSSEKHRLFNAVENIPCISSKAKWAMEWIRSSTSFAERLVAFACVEGIFFSGSFCAIFWLKKRGLMPGLTFSNELISRDEGLHCDFACLLYSLLRNKLPWEKVLHIVGKAVEIETEFVCEALPCALIGMNSALMSQYIKFVADRLLAALGCQRKYNVENPFDWMEFISLQGKANFFERRVGDYQKASVMPSLQGGERNFVFKLDEDF; encoded by the exons aTGGGGTCTTTGACAAATGGGGTGGAGAGAGGAAGTACCCATATGAGAGAGAAAGATGAACCAGAAGAAGTGGATGAGCATGAACCAATATTAATGGAGCAAAACGAGAGATTTTGTATGTTTCCTGTAAGATATAAGCAAATTTGGGAGATGTACAAGAAGGCTTTAGCCAGCTTTTGGACTG CTGAAGAGGTTGATCTCTCTCATGATGTTCAGCAGTGGAATACTTTGTCTGATTCAGAGAAACACTTCATAAGTCATGTATTGGCATTTTTTGCTTCATCTGATGGGATTGTTTTGGAAAATTTGGCTGCTCGATTTCTGAATGATGTTCAAATTCCAGAG GCTCGGGCATTCTATGGATTTCAGATTGCAATGGAAAATATTCATTCTG AAATGTACAGCTTGCTTTTGGAAACGTACATTAAGGATTCAAGTGAGAAACATAGATTATTCAATGCAGTTGAAAACATTCCTTGTATCTCTAGCAAGGCTAAGTGGGCTATGGAATGGATTCGCAG TTCCACTTCGTTTGCGGAGCGACTTGTTGCTTTTGCTTGTGTTGAAGGAATATTTTTCTCTGGAAG CTTTTGTGCAATATTCTGGCTTAAAAAGAGGGGATTAATGCCAGGCTTGACATTCTCAAATGAGCTTATTTCTAGAGATGAAGGACTCCACTGTGATTTTGCTTGTCTTCTGTATAG TTTATTGCGAAACAAACTACCTTGGGAAAAAGTTCTTCACATTGTAGGCAAAGCTGTTGAGATTGAGACAGAATTTGTTTGTGAGGCCCTCCCATGTGCATTGATTGGCATGAACTCAGCACTGATGAGCCAGTACATAAAATTTGTTGCAGATCGACTTTTG GCTGCACTGGGATGCCAGAGAAAGTACAATGTGGAAAATCCTTTTGATTGGATGGAGTTTATTTCTTTGCA AGGAAAGGCAAACTTCTTCGAGAGAAGAGTGGGTGATTATCAGAAGGCATCTGTAATGCCAAGCCTTCAAGGTGGTGAAAGAAACTTCGTCTTCAAGCTGGACGAAGACTTTTAG